AATGCCCGGCTGCAGCAGGCCGCTGTCAGATAACAACGCCATTGCCCTGGCACCAAGCGTGGCCGGATCGCCGCGCAGTACGATCTCAACATGTTCCCACCCTTCATGGCGGTACAGTTTATTGCCCGGCCACGGCAACTCCACCACCTTAATGTGCCAGGGTCCTACGCGCAGCGGCTCATTCAGCAGGAACAAACAAATCGGTCTGCCATTAATCATTTTTTCTGAAAACAACTGGCCAACCTGCATCAATCCTTGTTTCCAGCGCTCCGCTGTTGCAATTTGATGGCAGCGCAGCGAAATATGATCGGCTTCGAGATCTTCCAGCACTAAACCCAACTTTTTAGCCAAATTTACCAGTGATTCTTCGAAACGCGGCAGATCGTCAGCCAGCTCAGACAGCGCTTCCAGATTATTCCTGAATGGCACAATTACTCTCCAATTTTATACAGTTTTATTAAACATTGTTTGCTTTATGAGCAGTTTTACAAGGCCATTTATAGTTGTAAAAATGGCGTTCAGAACGGAATTTTTAGATAAGTTGACGTAATTTACCGTATTAATGTCCAGTTTAACACGGCACAGGACCAGAAAATATTTTATAAAACCACGGTTAACCTAATGTTTTTAATTATGTTTGCTGTGGCTTTAAGGTAATTCCTAATTGGTCAGGTGCGCAATTGCGGCTCCTAAGCCTTTCTTATAGATTTACCCGAACCATCACACAAGGAAAGGCTTTATGCTTAAACTCATTATTATTGCAGTTCTTATCGCGCTGATGGGGTATGCTCTCTCCCGCCACTGGAAGGTGCGCAATGAAAAAACGGTAAATAACCCTTATCGGCATTCTCGGCGTCGCTAACCTTTTTTTCGTCGGTGGCGGAAACATATACAGCAGTGTTTCCGCCCGCTACGGCTGCTGACGCTCCCCTCCAAATAAAGTATACTTCTCCCCTTCTTTTTTCCGCGTCGCCATTGTACAGCAACCTGCCAGGCTGTCAGGCGTCGCGATGATTATGCCCGTCGCCCTGGCGCGGCGGGCAGTGCAGACAGATGAAGGTAACTCGGTGAATATTCAGGCTCTCCTTTCGGAAAAAGTTAGTCAGGCGATGATGGCGGTTGGCGCACCGGCAGATTGCGAACCTATGGTTCGTCAGTCGGCCAGGGTTCAGTTTGGCGATTACCAGGCCAACGGCATTATGGCGGTCGCGAAAAAGCTGGGTCAGCAGCCCCGTCAGCTGGCCGAGCAGGTGGTACAGCATCTGGCGCTCAACGGCATCGCCAGCAAGGTCGAAATCGCCGGCCCAGGCTTCATTAATATTTTCCTCGCGCCTGAATGGCTGGCGCAGCAGACAGAAGCCGCGCTGGCGTCGCCGCGCCTGGGCGTTGCGCCGGTAGACGCGCAAACTATCGTTATTGATTACTCCGCGCCGAACGTCGCGAAAGAGATGCACGTAGGCCATGTGCGCTCCACCATTATTGGCGATGCAGCAGCGCGTACGCTGGAGTTCCTTGGCCATAAAGTGATTCGCGCCAACCATGTCGGTGACTGGGGTACGCAGTTCGGTATGCTGATTGCCTGGCTGGAAAAGCAACAGCGCGAACATCATGAAGCGATCGCGCTGGCCGATCTGGAAGCGTTCTACCGCGAAGCGAAAAAGGCCTATGACGAAGATGCAGCCTTTGCCGAGCGCGCGCGCGGCTATGTAGTGAAGCTGCAGGGCGGCGATGAATATTGCCGTACCATGTGGAAGAAACTGGTCGATATCACTATGACGCAAAACCAGACGGTTTACGATCGTCTGAACGTGACGCTGACGCGTAACGATGTCATGGGTGAAAGCCTGTATAACGATATGCTGCCGGGCATCGTCGCCGACCTGAAAGCCAAAGGTTTAGCGGTAGAAAGCGAAGGCGCTACCGTGGTTTTCCTTGATGAGTTTAAAAATAAGGAAGGCGAGCCGATGGGCGTGATCGTTCAGAAAAAGGACGGCGGCTACCTGTATACCACCACCGATATTGCCTGCGCGAAATACCGTTACGAGCAGCTGCACGCTGATCGCGTGCTGTACTATATCGACTCGCGTCAGCATCAACATTTGATGCAGGCCTGGACTATCGTACGTAAAGCGGGTTATGTGCCGGAATCGGTACCGCTTGAGCATCATATGTTCGGCATGATGCTGGGCAAAGATGGACGTCCGTTTAAAACCCGCAGCGGCGGCACCATTAAGCTTTC
This Mixta hanseatica DNA region includes the following protein-coding sequences:
- a CDS encoding VOC family protein, producing the protein MPFRNNLEALSELADDLPRFEESLVNLAKKLGLVLEDLEADHISLRCHQIATAERWKQGLMQVGQLFSEKMINGRPICLFLLNEPLRVGPWHIKVVELPWPGNKLYRHEGWEHVEIVLRGDPATLGARAMALLSDSGLLQPGISFKTSAPQGEGERLPNPTLAVTDGQITIKFHPWSLQEIVASEQD
- the argS gene encoding arginine--tRNA ligase, which gives rise to MNIQALLSEKVSQAMMAVGAPADCEPMVRQSARVQFGDYQANGIMAVAKKLGQQPRQLAEQVVQHLALNGIASKVEIAGPGFINIFLAPEWLAQQTEAALASPRLGVAPVDAQTIVIDYSAPNVAKEMHVGHVRSTIIGDAAARTLEFLGHKVIRANHVGDWGTQFGMLIAWLEKQQREHHEAIALADLEAFYREAKKAYDEDAAFAERARGYVVKLQGGDEYCRTMWKKLVDITMTQNQTVYDRLNVTLTRNDVMGESLYNDMLPGIVADLKAKGLAVESEGATVVFLDEFKNKEGEPMGVIVQKKDGGYLYTTTDIACAKYRYEQLHADRVLYYIDSRQHQHLMQAWTIVRKAGYVPESVPLEHHMFGMMLGKDGRPFKTRSGGTIKLSDLLDEAVERATALVSEKNPEMDADELRKLANIVGIGAVKYADLSKSRTTDYIFDWDNMLAFEGNTAPYMQYAYTRVLSVFRKAGIDENAQLEGAIQLNDEREAQLAARLLQFEETITLVARDGTPHVMCAYLYDLAGLFSGFYEHCPILAAEDAAVRQSRLKLALLTARTLKQGLDTLGIETVERM